The proteins below come from a single Burkholderia contaminans genomic window:
- a CDS encoding HAD hydrolase-like protein — MSTEVLIFSLDGALADTDSLHLLAFNTAFARVGLSLRWTPEVYQRLLSVSSRPQLPACYQEQVEADWSDDLLGSIEAERVEAFNRLLKERGLAFRPGVARVLQQAEQGGYRIAVVSCQTPSSVSMALESLLGSNWTSTICAVASGDGTRFSEVTSGMYQRLLHTLELPASTAVALAATTIGVQAASAVGIWTVALPSFWTESQDFSAAQMLLPHLGDEARPLLNVVGIKELNAGVLTVRAISRIRQRIGPSGRTQLTVPLRSSVRRA, encoded by the coding sequence GTGTCGACTGAAGTATTGATTTTCAGCCTTGATGGCGCATTGGCAGACACAGATTCATTGCACCTGCTGGCATTCAACACCGCTTTTGCTCGTGTCGGGCTCAGCTTGCGATGGACGCCCGAGGTCTATCAGCGCTTGCTGTCCGTGAGCAGTCGCCCTCAGCTTCCCGCCTGCTATCAAGAGCAGGTCGAAGCGGACTGGTCAGATGATTTGCTCGGGAGCATCGAGGCGGAACGGGTAGAAGCATTCAACCGACTCCTCAAGGAGCGAGGTCTGGCGTTCCGGCCGGGTGTCGCGCGCGTGCTTCAGCAGGCGGAACAGGGCGGCTATCGCATCGCAGTAGTCAGCTGCCAAACGCCGAGCTCGGTATCGATGGCACTGGAATCACTATTGGGCAGTAACTGGACGTCGACCATCTGCGCCGTTGCCTCGGGAGACGGTACGCGATTCAGTGAGGTCACCAGCGGTATGTATCAGCGTCTGCTTCACACGCTTGAGTTGCCCGCGAGTACAGCCGTCGCGCTGGCCGCGACAACCATTGGTGTTCAGGCCGCGTCGGCGGTCGGTATCTGGACGGTTGCGCTACCGAGTTTCTGGACTGAGAGCCAGGACTTCTCGGCTGCTCAAATGTTGCTGCCGCACTTGGGCGATGAAGCGCGACCGTTGCTTAACGTCGTCGGAATCAAGGAGCTCAACGCGGGCGTATTGACTGTTCGTGCTATCTCACGGATTCGGCAGCGAATCGGGCCGTCCGGTCGCACGCAGCTGACGGTGCCACTGCGCTCCTCAGTCCGCCGCGCGTAA
- a CDS encoding aldehyde dehydrogenase family protein — MKTSYIGGQWRPGSDGYRNINPSDTSDVVDEFSQADESLALEAIDAAYQAFTTGQVLGVQARADALDRVGTELLARKEELGELLSREEGKTRAEGIGEVARAGQIFKFFAGEVLRVRGEHLESVRPGLSVDITREPVGVVGIIAPWNFPIAIPAWKIAPALAYGNCVVFKPAELVPSSAWALSEIISRAGFPAGVFNLVIGRGSVVGKALLESPKVHAISFTGSTGTGARVMATAGARFAKLQLEMGGKNPLLVTDDADMETALTCAIQGSFYSTGQRCTASSRIIVTHGIYSRFRDALVERLSHLRVGHALSADTHIGPVVDSEQLQTDLEYIRIGREEGATLAFGGERIKRDTDGFFLSPALFADVTSGMRIAREEIFGPVACLIPARDFDDALQIANDTEFGLSAGICTTSLQYATRFKREAQAGMVMVNVPTAGVDYHVPFGGRKGSSYGSREQGSYAAEFFTTVKTAYNG, encoded by the coding sequence ATGAAAACGAGCTACATCGGTGGGCAATGGCGTCCCGGTTCGGACGGTTACCGAAACATCAACCCGTCCGATACATCTGACGTGGTCGACGAATTCTCACAGGCGGACGAGAGCCTGGCTCTCGAGGCAATCGACGCCGCGTACCAGGCGTTCACTACCGGGCAAGTACTCGGCGTGCAAGCTCGCGCTGATGCACTGGATCGCGTGGGCACTGAGCTCCTCGCCCGGAAAGAAGAGCTGGGCGAGCTGCTTTCACGGGAGGAAGGAAAAACCCGTGCGGAAGGTATCGGTGAAGTGGCGCGCGCCGGCCAGATCTTCAAATTTTTCGCGGGCGAAGTCCTTCGCGTACGGGGTGAACACCTCGAATCTGTCAGACCCGGCTTGAGCGTCGACATCACCCGTGAGCCAGTCGGCGTCGTCGGGATCATCGCGCCGTGGAACTTCCCGATTGCCATCCCGGCGTGGAAGATTGCGCCGGCACTCGCTTATGGCAACTGTGTGGTGTTCAAGCCGGCAGAACTGGTGCCATCGTCCGCGTGGGCATTGAGCGAAATCATCAGTCGCGCCGGGTTTCCGGCGGGCGTTTTCAACCTCGTTATCGGCCGTGGCAGCGTCGTAGGGAAGGCGCTCCTCGAGAGTCCGAAGGTTCATGCGATCAGTTTCACCGGCTCCACCGGGACTGGCGCGCGGGTCATGGCAACGGCCGGCGCACGCTTTGCAAAGTTGCAACTCGAGATGGGCGGAAAGAACCCGTTGCTCGTGACGGATGACGCGGACATGGAGACGGCACTCACCTGTGCTATCCAGGGATCCTTTTACTCTACCGGCCAGCGATGCACGGCATCGAGCCGAATCATCGTCACGCACGGCATCTATTCCAGATTCCGCGACGCGCTCGTCGAGCGGCTTTCGCACTTGCGCGTCGGTCACGCGCTCTCTGCCGACACGCACATTGGGCCGGTGGTCGATTCCGAGCAGTTGCAGACCGACCTGGAATACATCCGAATCGGACGGGAAGAAGGTGCGACGCTTGCGTTTGGCGGAGAGCGTATCAAGCGCGACACGGACGGATTTTTCCTCTCGCCGGCACTCTTCGCGGACGTGACCAGCGGAATGCGTATCGCCCGCGAAGAAATATTCGGCCCGGTAGCATGCCTCATCCCGGCACGAGATTTCGACGACGCGCTCCAGATAGCCAATGATACGGAATTCGGGTTATCGGCAGGCATTTGTACGACGTCGCTCCAATACGCCACACGCTTCAAGCGCGAAGCGCAGGCCGGCATGGTGATGGTCAACGTTCCCACCGCCGGGGTCGATTATCACGTCCCTTTCGGCGGGCGCAAGGGCTCGAGCTACGGCTCGCGGGAGCAAGGCAGCTACGCAGCGGAGTTCTTCACTACCGTGAAGACCGCTTATAACGGTTAG
- a CDS encoding CaiB/BaiF CoA transferase family protein has product MSSALSDVKVLDLSRVLAGPWATQILADLGADVIKVERPALGDETRAWGPPYLRDRDGNTTSESAYFLAANRNKRSLAIDIATAAGQKIIRDLVAKSDVLVENFKTGGLVQYGLDYDSLRELNPRLIYCSVTGYGQSGPYANRPGYDFAIQAMGGLMSITGVPDGQPGAGPQKVGVALTDVMTGIYASSAILAALHHRTVTGVGQRIDLSLLDVQLATLANQASNFLTTGISPVRLGNAHPNIVPYQDFETSDGRIVIAVGNDEQFKALCRTIGCEGLPNEERFATNRRRVEFRTVLIPLLREQIKLWRNAELLAALEAAGVPCSPVNDIGQAFQDPHVSVRGAVVEQPHPLAGIVRTVASPIRMSETPVDYRNPPPLLGQHTREILEGVLGLSNDVIEQLQKQRVIKVLK; this is encoded by the coding sequence ATGAGTTCCGCATTGTCCGACGTAAAGGTGCTCGATTTGTCGCGAGTACTCGCTGGCCCTTGGGCCACGCAGATTCTTGCCGACCTCGGTGCCGACGTGATCAAGGTCGAGCGTCCGGCGCTTGGCGACGAGACGCGTGCATGGGGCCCTCCATACCTGAGAGACCGCGACGGGAATACGACCTCGGAGTCGGCATATTTTCTCGCTGCCAATCGCAACAAGCGTTCGCTCGCCATTGACATCGCGACCGCCGCAGGCCAGAAAATCATCCGGGACCTCGTCGCGAAATCCGATGTTCTTGTCGAGAACTTCAAGACCGGCGGCCTGGTGCAGTATGGGCTGGACTATGACAGCCTGAGAGAACTGAATCCTCGCCTGATCTACTGCTCGGTGACGGGGTACGGGCAATCGGGTCCGTACGCTAATCGCCCGGGGTACGACTTCGCGATCCAGGCGATGGGCGGATTGATGAGCATTACCGGCGTGCCAGACGGTCAGCCGGGTGCCGGACCGCAGAAGGTAGGTGTGGCACTGACCGACGTCATGACAGGCATCTACGCGAGTTCGGCCATCCTCGCGGCCCTTCATCATCGGACGGTGACGGGTGTAGGCCAGCGGATCGACCTGTCCCTTCTGGACGTGCAACTCGCCACGTTGGCCAATCAGGCGTCGAACTTTCTCACGACCGGGATTTCGCCCGTCCGATTGGGCAATGCCCATCCGAACATCGTTCCGTATCAAGACTTCGAGACGTCGGACGGGCGAATCGTAATCGCGGTCGGGAACGATGAACAGTTCAAGGCGCTGTGCAGGACGATCGGTTGCGAAGGGCTGCCGAATGAGGAGCGCTTCGCGACCAATCGCAGACGCGTCGAGTTCAGAACGGTGCTTATCCCGCTCCTTCGCGAGCAAATCAAGCTTTGGCGCAATGCAGAGTTGCTGGCTGCCCTCGAGGCGGCTGGCGTTCCTTGCAGCCCGGTCAACGACATCGGCCAGGCGTTCCAGGACCCGCATGTATCGGTGCGGGGGGCGGTCGTTGAACAGCCGCACCCATTGGCCGGGATTGTGCGTACGGTGGCAAGTCCGATTCGGATGAGCGAAACACCGGTTGACTACAGGAATCCGCCACCACTCCTGGGGCAGCACACCAGAGAGATACTCGAAGGTGTGCTGGGCCTGTCGAACGACGTCATTGAGCAACTTCAGAAACAACGCGTGATCAAGGTACTCAAATGA
- the gabT gene encoding 4-aminobutyrate--2-oxoglutarate transaminase, with protein MSNNEQTNKALMARRARAVPQGIGNAHPVFAERAENGEIWDVEGKRYIDFCAGIAVLNTGHRHPKVSAAVAKQAEKFSHTCFQVVAYESYVELAERLSELAPGQFPKKAFFMTTGAEAVENAVKVARYYTKRSAVISFDGAFHGRTFMAMALTGKVAPYKAGFGPMSAEVYQAPFPSELHGVSVDDAIYGLERLFKYTVDPQRVAAIIVEPVQGEGGYTPAPTEFLKRLRNICDTYGIVFIADEIQTGVGRTGRMFAMEHSGVVPDLTTMAKGLGGGMTISAVVGRADVLDSIPPGGLGSTYAGHPMACVASLAVLDVMEEESLCARSEAIGERLRSRFNGLRAHVPEIADVRGLGAMTGIEFMKNGQPAPDIVTSLKAEAQKEGLLLLTCGSYGNVLRIMLPLTASNALIDEGMDIIEGILLKLTAGAGVVQLA; from the coding sequence ATGTCGAATAACGAGCAAACGAACAAGGCTTTGATGGCGCGACGCGCTCGCGCCGTTCCCCAGGGCATTGGGAATGCTCATCCCGTATTCGCGGAACGCGCGGAGAATGGGGAAATCTGGGACGTCGAAGGCAAGCGGTATATCGATTTCTGTGCCGGTATCGCTGTTCTCAATACGGGACATCGACACCCGAAGGTATCGGCAGCGGTTGCGAAGCAAGCCGAAAAATTCTCCCACACGTGTTTTCAAGTCGTGGCCTACGAATCGTACGTCGAGCTGGCGGAACGGCTTTCGGAGCTTGCCCCCGGCCAATTTCCGAAGAAGGCCTTCTTCATGACGACCGGTGCCGAAGCGGTCGAAAACGCCGTCAAAGTCGCCCGTTACTACACGAAGCGCTCGGCCGTCATTTCGTTTGACGGTGCTTTCCACGGCCGTACGTTCATGGCGATGGCCCTGACAGGCAAGGTTGCGCCCTATAAGGCCGGTTTCGGCCCGATGTCGGCAGAGGTCTATCAAGCGCCGTTTCCGTCGGAGCTGCATGGCGTCTCGGTCGACGATGCCATCTACGGGCTCGAACGGTTGTTCAAATACACGGTGGACCCACAGCGCGTTGCTGCAATCATCGTGGAGCCGGTCCAGGGTGAAGGTGGTTACACGCCCGCGCCGACCGAATTCCTCAAGCGACTGCGGAACATCTGTGACACGTACGGCATCGTCTTCATCGCGGATGAAATCCAGACCGGTGTTGGCCGGACCGGACGGATGTTCGCGATGGAGCACTCCGGCGTCGTGCCGGACCTGACCACGATGGCCAAGGGACTGGGCGGCGGCATGACGATCTCGGCCGTCGTTGGCCGCGCCGACGTGCTGGATTCGATTCCTCCCGGCGGGTTGGGAAGCACGTACGCGGGCCACCCGATGGCCTGTGTCGCGTCCCTCGCGGTTCTCGACGTCATGGAGGAGGAATCCCTCTGCGCGCGAAGCGAGGCGATCGGCGAGCGTCTGCGTTCCCGCTTCAACGGCCTGCGTGCCCATGTCCCTGAAATCGCCGACGTACGCGGTCTCGGCGCCATGACAGGGATTGAATTCATGAAAAATGGGCAGCCGGCTCCCGACATCGTGACGAGTCTGAAGGCCGAAGCACAAAAGGAAGGGCTTCTCCTGTTGACGTGCGGATCGTACGGCAACGTCTTGCGCATCATGCTCCCCCTGACGGCTTCGAACGCGCTCATCGATGAGGGCATGGACATCATCGAGGGCATCCTCCTCAAGTTGACGGCCGGCGCCGGCGTCGTACAGCTGGCCTGA
- a CDS encoding APC family permease, which translates to MSFSDPRSADDDSAQLAALGYTSSFDRSMGLWQNFALGFTYLSPVVGAYTLFTFGMTTGGPPFIWSYLIAAIGQMFVCLIFGEVVSQFPIAGGLYPWTRRLVGARWAWMSGWVYMWALITTVAAVPVGGAPFFAYLLGFDVTPKTTTIIAIVLLLGSTLINLLGTKTLARIAMFGFICEVLGALLVSGYLLLFGRLQPLHVIFETFSFSAGGSYLPAFLAAALVGMFCCYGFEACGDLAEETPNPGKAIPRAMRMTIYIGIPVTIYACLGLILAVPDLQAAISGKDADPINTILTHAFGSIGARVVYGIVLISHVSCILSLQAAVSRLVYAYARDKMIICSGFLSRISPRTHVPAAALVVAGVVSAFIDCIGFFVQDALNIIVSFAAVGIYVAFQMVVLGAMFARVRGWRPAGQFSMGNLGWLVNILALAYGIGAVVNILWPRTPTAPWYMNYSMLLTLVVVVISGLLYLFIGKPHRKSDAPAGDAHLLTRQRRFASDGAGSFQEVTVSRNL; encoded by the coding sequence ATGTCCTTCTCTGACCCCCGCTCTGCCGACGACGACTCGGCGCAACTCGCAGCGTTGGGCTACACATCGAGCTTCGACCGCTCGATGGGCCTGTGGCAAAACTTTGCGCTCGGCTTTACCTATCTTTCTCCCGTCGTGGGCGCGTACACGCTGTTCACGTTCGGCATGACGACGGGCGGGCCTCCATTCATCTGGTCCTATCTGATTGCGGCAATCGGCCAGATGTTTGTTTGCCTGATTTTTGGCGAGGTCGTGTCGCAATTCCCGATTGCCGGCGGACTTTATCCGTGGACGCGACGGCTGGTGGGCGCGCGCTGGGCATGGATGAGCGGTTGGGTTTATATGTGGGCTTTGATTACAACCGTGGCCGCTGTCCCTGTTGGCGGTGCGCCGTTCTTTGCCTATCTGCTCGGGTTCGACGTCACACCGAAGACGACGACTATCATCGCCATCGTACTTTTGCTCGGGTCGACGCTCATCAACCTGCTCGGCACGAAGACGCTGGCACGCATTGCGATGTTCGGTTTCATCTGCGAGGTGCTGGGCGCGTTGCTCGTCAGTGGTTACCTGCTCCTGTTCGGCCGCCTGCAGCCGCTTCACGTCATCTTCGAGACGTTCAGCTTCAGTGCAGGTGGTTCGTATCTGCCCGCCTTCCTTGCCGCGGCGTTGGTTGGCATGTTCTGTTGCTATGGCTTCGAAGCATGCGGCGACCTTGCAGAAGAAACACCGAACCCGGGCAAGGCGATTCCGCGCGCGATGCGGATGACGATTTACATCGGTATCCCCGTCACGATCTACGCGTGCCTTGGCCTCATCCTTGCGGTACCCGACCTGCAGGCTGCCATCTCGGGCAAGGACGCGGACCCGATCAACACCATCCTTACGCATGCTTTCGGCTCGATTGGCGCACGCGTGGTCTACGGGATCGTGCTGATCTCTCACGTGTCGTGCATTCTCAGCCTTCAGGCCGCCGTCAGTCGGCTGGTTTATGCCTACGCTCGTGACAAGATGATCATTTGCAGCGGCTTCCTCTCCCGCATCTCGCCGCGGACCCACGTCCCGGCCGCGGCGCTGGTGGTTGCCGGTGTCGTGTCCGCGTTCATCGACTGCATCGGGTTCTTCGTCCAGGATGCGCTGAACATTATCGTCAGCTTTGCGGCGGTCGGCATTTACGTCGCGTTCCAGATGGTGGTGCTCGGTGCGATGTTCGCCCGCGTGCGCGGCTGGCGCCCGGCCGGTCAGTTCTCGATGGGTAATCTGGGATGGCTGGTCAACATCCTTGCGCTCGCCTATGGAATCGGCGCTGTCGTCAATATTCTCTGGCCGCGTACGCCGACGGCTCCGTGGTACATGAACTACTCCATGCTGCTGACCCTGGTGGTGGTGGTCATCTCCGGGCTGCTCTATCTCTTCATCGGCAAGCCGCACCGCAAGAGTGATGCTCCGGCCGGAGACGCGCATTTGCTCACCAGGCAACGGCGGTTTGCGTCTGACGGAGCTGGCTCGTTTCAAGAAGTGACGGTGTCGCGCAACCTCTGA
- a CDS encoding aldehyde dehydrogenase: MSEEVKVVDWHAKAKSLDVQTKLFIDGQFVDAVDGGRFTTVNPATGLDQHTMVRGNEKDIDLAVAAARRTFKEGVWSRMAPRDRMDVLFRLAQLINEHTEEFALLDCLDMGKPISDLLNGDVPFSAHTFQYFAEAIDKIEGVVTNTASSAFHFISREPIGVVGAVTPWNYPLMMAAWKVAPALAAGNSVVLKPAEQSPTSALLLARLFVEAGGPAGVFNVVNGFGEDAGKALALHKDVDKISFTGSTEVGKLMMIYAGQSNMKRVTTECGGKSPQIVFDDVADIDTAVRYAASGIYGNQGEVCSAGSRILVQRGIYEQFVKKFVELAPTMFKPGDPLDPGTTMGPLVTKEQHKRVSSYIDIGQSEGGVLALAGQIPAELRAGNFVAPTLFTDVNRNMRIANEEIFGPVAAIMPFDSEEEAVDIANSSIYGLAAGIWTSNVTRAHRVARNVESGIVWVNCYDHGDMTQPWGGFKQSGQGRDKCFETILAHTQSKSVWLNLE; encoded by the coding sequence ATGAGCGAAGAAGTCAAAGTGGTTGATTGGCATGCCAAGGCAAAAAGCCTCGATGTCCAGACGAAACTGTTCATCGACGGCCAGTTCGTCGATGCAGTCGATGGCGGCCGGTTTACCACGGTCAATCCGGCAACGGGCCTTGACCAGCACACGATGGTCCGCGGCAACGAGAAGGACATCGATCTCGCGGTGGCCGCGGCTCGCCGTACCTTCAAGGAAGGGGTTTGGTCGAGGATGGCGCCGCGCGACCGAATGGATGTGCTGTTCCGCCTGGCTCAACTCATCAACGAACATACCGAAGAATTCGCGTTGCTGGACTGCCTCGACATGGGCAAGCCCATCAGCGATCTTTTGAACGGCGACGTACCGTTCTCGGCCCACACGTTCCAGTACTTTGCCGAAGCAATCGACAAGATCGAAGGGGTTGTCACAAACACCGCGTCGAGCGCTTTCCACTTCATCTCCCGTGAGCCCATCGGTGTCGTCGGTGCGGTGACGCCGTGGAATTATCCGCTGATGATGGCAGCGTGGAAGGTCGCGCCGGCGCTGGCTGCGGGTAACTCGGTCGTCCTCAAGCCGGCTGAGCAATCGCCGACGAGCGCGCTCCTGCTCGCGCGTCTGTTCGTGGAAGCGGGCGGTCCGGCAGGCGTGTTCAACGTGGTGAACGGATTCGGCGAAGACGCGGGTAAAGCGCTCGCGTTGCACAAGGATGTCGACAAGATTTCCTTCACGGGGTCGACGGAAGTCGGCAAGCTGATGATGATCTACGCCGGCCAGTCCAACATGAAGCGGGTGACGACGGAGTGTGGCGGCAAGAGCCCGCAGATCGTGTTTGACGACGTAGCGGACATCGACACAGCCGTCCGATACGCCGCGAGCGGCATCTATGGCAACCAGGGCGAGGTTTGCAGCGCCGGCTCGCGCATCCTGGTGCAGCGCGGCATCTACGAGCAGTTCGTGAAGAAGTTCGTCGAACTGGCGCCGACGATGTTCAAGCCGGGCGACCCGCTCGATCCCGGCACGACCATGGGCCCGTTGGTGACGAAAGAACAGCACAAGCGCGTGTCGTCATACATCGACATCGGGCAGAGCGAAGGGGGTGTTCTCGCGCTGGCGGGTCAGATTCCGGCGGAGCTTCGCGCTGGCAACTTCGTGGCGCCGACGCTCTTCACCGATGTGAATCGCAATATGCGCATTGCGAACGAGGAAATCTTCGGACCCGTTGCAGCCATCATGCCGTTCGACAGCGAGGAGGAAGCGGTCGATATCGCAAACTCGTCCATTTATGGGCTGGCTGCCGGTATCTGGACATCGAATGTCACCCGCGCCCACCGCGTGGCGCGCAACGTCGAATCGGGAATCGTCTGGGTGAATTGTTATGACCACGGCGACATGACGCAGCCTTGGGGTGGCTTCAAGCAGTCGGGGCAGGGGCGCGACAAGTGCTTCGAAACCATTCTTGCTCACACACAGAGCAAGTCCGTTTGGCTCAATTTGGAGTGA
- a CDS encoding sigma-54 interaction domain-containing protein: MKFADMSERDETGWSHDELLEFLGDPRWSTICDLLPDGMLMIDRGGVTRYVNAAGESMNELPRASIVGRPLLEFVNESFIQCPGVLEAFNKGERYHENLVDGTGRRLVITGRALRDSKGAMTCYIILQRNLDAFTKGAPLNAAHGGKEANQSQSEPSPLMGVTEDTARLLTVGQRAISMGSRVLLLGESGVGKTEFAKLLHRRSGRESSPFVHVNCAGIPESLFESEMFGYESGSFTGALTRGKPGLIESADGGTLFLDEIGETPLQSQAKLLMVLESGLVQRVGAMQPRRVKVNVVAATNQNLRELVEQGRFRRDLYYRLSVVVLSLPPLRLQRDLIDPLVERFLSSVNQRRETPLQLTKECRDKLRKYAFPGNIRELQNLIEYLSVACESTAGEEDLPLEASASGPFDGGEPLGIGQNALTVDIVDESETSELSLKALVRRYESKVIEDAIRRCGSKRKAAELLQTDIATISRKSRPSTAAEA; the protein is encoded by the coding sequence ATGAAGTTCGCTGACATGTCCGAGCGGGACGAGACCGGTTGGTCGCATGACGAACTGCTGGAGTTTCTCGGCGACCCCCGATGGAGCACGATCTGCGACCTCTTGCCGGACGGGATGCTCATGATCGACCGTGGCGGCGTGACACGGTATGTGAATGCCGCGGGCGAAAGCATGAACGAGTTGCCTAGAGCCTCCATCGTGGGCCGGCCGCTGCTCGAGTTCGTCAACGAGTCATTCATACAATGCCCTGGTGTCCTGGAAGCGTTCAACAAGGGGGAGCGCTACCACGAGAACCTCGTCGATGGCACCGGCCGACGTCTCGTGATTACGGGCCGAGCCTTGCGTGACAGCAAGGGCGCCATGACCTGCTACATCATTCTGCAGCGTAACCTCGACGCGTTCACCAAGGGCGCCCCGTTGAATGCCGCGCATGGCGGCAAGGAGGCGAACCAGTCGCAATCCGAGCCGAGCCCGTTGATGGGTGTGACGGAAGATACGGCGAGATTGCTGACCGTTGGCCAGCGTGCGATCTCGATGGGAAGCCGCGTGCTGCTGCTGGGCGAGTCCGGTGTAGGCAAGACGGAATTTGCGAAGTTGCTGCACCGCCGCTCCGGCCGGGAAAGCTCGCCTTTCGTCCACGTGAACTGCGCGGGTATTCCCGAATCCTTGTTCGAGTCGGAAATGTTCGGCTATGAAAGTGGCTCCTTCACAGGTGCGCTTACGCGGGGTAAGCCGGGCCTGATCGAATCAGCCGACGGGGGAACGTTGTTTCTCGACGAGATTGGCGAGACGCCGTTGCAGTCGCAGGCGAAACTTCTGATGGTTCTTGAATCGGGCCTTGTGCAGCGGGTCGGCGCGATGCAACCGAGAAGGGTCAAGGTCAATGTGGTAGCGGCGACAAACCAGAATCTGCGTGAACTGGTGGAACAGGGCCGCTTCCGTCGGGACCTTTACTACCGGTTGTCGGTGGTCGTACTTTCATTGCCTCCACTTCGTCTGCAGCGCGACCTGATCGATCCTCTCGTGGAGCGTTTCCTTTCGTCAGTCAACCAGCGGCGCGAGACGCCGCTGCAGCTCACGAAGGAGTGTCGAGACAAGCTCCGGAAGTATGCATTTCCCGGCAACATTCGAGAGCTTCAGAACCTCATCGAATACCTGTCGGTGGCATGCGAAAGCACGGCAGGCGAAGAGGATCTGCCGCTCGAGGCATCCGCAAGCGGGCCGTTCGATGGTGGGGAGCCGCTTGGCATCGGCCAGAATGCATTGACTGTCGATATCGTCGATGAAAGCGAGACATCAGAGCTCAGTCTGAAAGCGCTGGTACGTCGCTACGAGAGCAAAGTCATCGAAGATGCCATCAGGCGCTGTGGCAGCAAACGCAAGGCCGCGGAGTTGCTTCAGACGGACATCGCCACCATCTCCAGAAAGAGCAGACCGTCCACCGCTGCAGAAGCATGA
- a CDS encoding PAS domain-containing protein, which translates to MLSNIPVLALTIARSGAVLDASTLLTEWCGNVGSLVGMPTASLFTGNSIGILDNYLALQTLETVTANEELEMVLEGVPTPVSSRLVGTLHDGEPALQIFAVESVGGRQLLAQVQSGAELLRGYIETTSQPMWCIEFTEPVNLQESEPEIIRQVFSNECHWSNCNEAMSRFYSLPDGVDINDQPVRTYFPRSPQNEAFVRNLIRNDFNVDRSLTIDLKYDGSTMYVENNVRGKIQGGYLTRMWGTLQDLTDFRNERDKLVQSAETVQRILSAIPDAILVASRSGTITAVNPACERLFNSPASSILHGRIGDFISLADTDVARKWSNGETHRWLDVVKFSNGAVMDCDVRVGPVGDDLFSDFVFSIRPVAPVARSSGPARRAVTASKRSSNEVR; encoded by the coding sequence GTGCTGTCAAACATCCCGGTATTGGCGCTCACCATTGCGAGGTCGGGAGCGGTGCTCGACGCAAGCACGCTCCTGACGGAATGGTGCGGAAACGTCGGATCTCTCGTCGGCATGCCGACTGCCTCTCTCTTTACGGGGAATTCAATAGGTATCCTTGATAACTATCTGGCGCTCCAGACACTTGAAACAGTGACCGCAAACGAAGAGCTCGAGATGGTGCTGGAAGGTGTACCGACGCCAGTCAGTTCCCGGCTCGTCGGGACGCTTCATGACGGAGAACCGGCGTTGCAGATTTTCGCGGTCGAGAGTGTTGGAGGAAGGCAGCTTCTTGCGCAAGTTCAGAGTGGTGCCGAACTGCTGCGTGGTTACATCGAAACCACGAGCCAGCCCATGTGGTGCATCGAGTTCACTGAACCCGTCAATCTTCAGGAGAGCGAGCCGGAGATCATCCGGCAGGTGTTTTCCAACGAGTGTCACTGGTCGAACTGCAACGAAGCGATGTCGCGCTTCTACTCGCTGCCCGACGGCGTGGACATTAACGACCAACCCGTCCGAACCTACTTCCCTCGCAGCCCCCAGAACGAGGCATTTGTCCGCAATCTCATCCGGAATGACTTCAACGTCGATCGCAGCCTCACGATTGACCTGAAATATGACGGGTCGACGATGTATGTCGAGAACAACGTTCGAGGCAAGATTCAGGGCGGCTATCTCACCCGGATGTGGGGGACGCTGCAGGACCTTACCGACTTCAGAAACGAACGTGACAAGCTCGTACAGTCGGCAGAGACCGTCCAGCGCATTCTCAGCGCGATACCCGACGCGATCCTGGTCGCAAGCAGAAGCGGCACGATCACCGCGGTCAATCCCGCTTGCGAACGGCTCTTCAACAGTCCAGCGTCGAGCATCCTGCACGGCAGGATCGGTGATTTCATTTCGCTTGCCGATACCGACGTTGCACGCAAGTGGAGCAACGGCGAGACGCATCGCTGGCTCGACGTCGTGAAATTCTCGAACGGCGCCGTGATGGACTGTGATGTGCGAGTCGGCCCGGTGGGGGACGACCTATTTTCGGATTTCGTGTTTTCCATTCGTCCTGTCGCACCTGTCGCGCGCAGTTCCGGCCCGGCGCGGCGCGCCGTCACCGCTTCGAAGAGGTCCTCGAATGAAGTTCGCTGA